CCGGCATGCTGGGCAAGGCCGGCTTCGACACCAGCGCGGTCTTTGTCGCGGTGTGCCTGACCACCGCCTTCGGCTCGCTGCTGATGGGCCTGTGGGCCAAGCTGCCGATCGCGATCGGCTGCGCCATTTCGCTGACCGCGTTCATGGCCTTCGGCCTGGTGCTGGGCCAGGGCCTGTCCCCGGCGGTCGCGCTCGGTGCGGTGTTCCTGATGGGCCTGATCTTCACCGCGATCTCGGTGACCGGGGTGCGCTCCTGGATCCTGCGCAACCTGCCGGCAGGCGTGGCGCATGGCACGGGCATCGGCATCGGCCTGTTCCTGCTGCTGATCGCCTCCAATGAAGTCGGCCTGGTGGTCAAGAACACCCACCCCGGCCTGCCGGTGGCGCTGGGCAAGATCACCGCGTTCCCGGTGGTGATGTCGGTGCTTGGCCTGGCCGCGATCTTCGGCCTGGAGCGGCGCAAGGTGCCGGGCGGCATCCTGCTGGTGATCATCGCAATATCGGCGCTGGGCCTGGCCTTCGATCCGGCGGTGAAGTTCACCGGCGTGTTTGCGCTGCCGTCGCTGAGCGCACCGGGCCACACCTCGCTGATCGGCGCCATGGACCTGCGCGGCGCGCTGTCCGCGGCGGTGCTGCCGAGCGTGCTGGCGCTGGTGATGACCGCCGTGTTCGACGCCACCGGCACCATCCGCGCCGTGGCCGGACAGGCCGGGCAGCTCAACGCCGCCGGCCATATCCACAACGGCGGGCGCGCGCTGACGGCGGACTCGGTCAGCTCGATCTTCTCCGGCTTCTTTGGAGGCGCACCGGCCGCGGCCTATATCGAATCGACCGTCGGCGTGGCCGCAGGCGCCAGGACCGGCCTGACCGCCGTGGTGGTGGGCCTGCTGTTCGTGGCGGTGATGTTCTTCTCGCCGCTGGCGGCACTGGTGCCGTCGTACGCCACCGCGCCGGCGCTGATGTACGTGGGCCTGCTGATGCTGTCCAGCGTCAGCCGCCTGCATATGGACGACCTGGTCGACGCCATGGCCGGCCTGGTCTGCGCGGTGTTTATCGTGCTGACCTGCAATATCGTCACCGGCATCATGCTGGGCTTCTGCACCCTGGTGGTGGGCCGCGTCATCGCCGGCGAATGGCGCAAGCTCAATGTCGGCACCGTCGCCATCGCGGTGGTACTGGCTGCGTTCTATGCCGGCGGCTGGGCGATCTGATCCTGCCTGACACATCCCGCATCCCGGGCAACCGGCCCGGGACGTCCACGACAAGTTGTCTCCTCCACCGCGATCCAGGTGGATTTCAAGCCCGGGCTTCCTGCTTTCCCGGGCTGTTTTTTTGGTGCACGAATTACTGCGCCCCCTGCATTGCCGCCGTATCCATGTACACCAGCTCCCAGACATGGCCATCGAGGTCCTGGAAGCCATGCCCGTACATAAATCCCAGGTCCATCGGCGGCTTGTAGGTATTGCCGCCCGCGGTCACTGCGGCATTCACCATTTCATCGACGCGCGCACGGCTTTCCATCGACAGGCAAACCAGCACTTCGGTGAATTTGCGCGCATCGCAGATGTCATTCGGCGAAAAGCTGCGGAACTTGGCTT
This genomic interval from Cupriavidus oxalaticus contains the following:
- a CDS encoding NCS2 family permease translates to MIEQPYPSSATETDAARPNVPEVRNRLDAYFEITARGSTQRKEVVAGITTFMAMVYAVFVVPGMLGKAGFDTSAVFVAVCLTTAFGSLLMGLWAKLPIAIGCAISLTAFMAFGLVLGQGLSPAVALGAVFLMGLIFTAISVTGVRSWILRNLPAGVAHGTGIGIGLFLLLIASNEVGLVVKNTHPGLPVALGKITAFPVVMSVLGLAAIFGLERRKVPGGILLVIIAISALGLAFDPAVKFTGVFALPSLSAPGHTSLIGAMDLRGALSAAVLPSVLALVMTAVFDATGTIRAVAGQAGQLNAAGHIHNGGRALTADSVSSIFSGFFGGAPAAAYIESTVGVAAGARTGLTAVVVGLLFVAVMFFSPLAALVPSYATAPALMYVGLLMLSSVSRLHMDDLVDAMAGLVCAVFIVLTCNIVTGIMLGFCTLVVGRVIAGEWRKLNVGTVAIAVVLAAFYAGGWAI
- a CDS encoding VOC family protein produces the protein MNQQIFVNLPVRDLQESIAFFTSLGFAFNPQFTDDTATCMIVGENIFVMLLTEAKFRSFSPNDICDARKFTEVLVCLSMESRARVDEMVNAAVTAGGNTYKPPMDLGFMYGHGFQDLDGHVWELVYMDTAAMQGAQ